In the genome of Arachis hypogaea cultivar Tifrunner chromosome 9, arahy.Tifrunner.gnm2.J5K5, whole genome shotgun sequence, the window TTTAACAAAGGATCTAAATAGTATTTTCACATGGTTATGCTGCAACAAACACTTTCCCCCTAATCACACACAAGCAGCAATCTGTCTCCTAAACATTGAAAACTAAGAATTACCTCTTATGTGTCCCTAGTGTAAGTAACGTCCCTATTCTCGTTTTCAACGATGATATGAATATGACAAAATTGAGCGTTGGGAACATCTTTTATTATATGCCACCTAATTGGAAAGAATCCATTGTATTTGTAAAGTTTCCAAAACTTCATGTCTTTGTTGAAGTCCACTGGTCCAAGCATCTCAGCTACTCCAACAAACTGCCGGCTAGCATTCACCTAATTTGACAACACATAAATACATATCCAATCTAAGAATATTCATGAATAAATATGTAAGTATATGAACTCCAAATTCGACAATATATGTTAGACTAAAGAAAGATGGTCTTATGTATTTAAACAGACAATCCAAGAATATGGACATCTGTAATTATTGGAcataaaaccaaaaggaaaatatGCTCATCATCCTAAATCACTACCACCCATCCACTACCCCATCCCTTTTCTTTCCACCTAACAATTCAGTATCAGCAACAGCCATAAAAtagatttaataaaaattttaaattaaacaacAATTCAGCAAACATCAACCGCAATTTCAGATTCAAAATCAgcaacagaaattaaaaaaaaatagaaagaaaaaacgatgttatgttcttcaaaaattaaaaaaacataaaaaaaggaaGAACGAAACCTTTGCCAACGATAGTAGAGACAGAGCAGATGTACAACAATGATGGGGGAGCAATGAAACCCTTGCCCAACAACGACGGAGCGGTTGAAACTCTAGCGATGGCGGCGCAGCAGAACATAGTGTGACGGAAGAGGAGCCAGAGCCTAGGCCCCGCGACGGTGAAGAGAAAGCCTGCAGATGCATAGAGAAGATGAGGGGAGCAGCAGAGGGTTGGTCCAACAGCGACGGAGCGGCTGAACCCCGGCAACGGCGGCAATGGGGAACACCAGCGACGGCGGCGTGACAAACCccagcagagagagagagagagagagagagagagagagagagagagagagagatgaagaaCGACAAGCCCATCTTGACAAGTCCTACAGCCACACGCGACATCGGTGGCCACCTTCTGTCACCTCCCTCTTCTTCAttaccttttctttcttctccctcttttgttccttttcattttgatttttctgttttAGGTGGAAAGGGGTGGGGGTAACCGCCGCGGGGGAGGGGGGCTACGTTTTTTTGGGGTCAGATTGAGGGATTGAGATGTTTAGATTGGGCTTGGCTTGGCTTGGGGTTGGGTTAGTAAGGATTTAAGGTTAGACTTTTTTCCAAGGACttaattgtaattttaaaattttatggatTTAAATGTCTGCGAAATAAAAAAGTTAGGGATATATTtgtcattttaataaaaaaatttaaatatgattcaGTTCAGATTGTGTAAACCGATTGGATCGAATCAGATAAttataataaaccgattttattctggtttattcaaaatattttattgatCAGTTTAATAATTCGTCCAATAGCAATATGACACACGTaacgtctttaaaaaaagacaacATTCTTgcattctttttctcttttattttaatagttgaatatcataattttttctaggtttatctttttttaatggataaaaaaataaatatgtgaGGCATTTGCAAAAGTTAAAGAAAGATAAGGCAAAGAGATATAgactttgaaaaaaattatttatatcaatattttgatgtaattttttattttaattcatgaacCTAAAATATTCTTCTTGCTAAATTGAGAGAGCACTTAGTGTGAGTGAGTGAAAAGCTTTGTGAGAAACTTGAGTGATTTCTAGATAAATTAGGTGTAATTCTTTAAAATTGATGTCTGTAATTTCTCTAAatttatactaaaaattttatcattattattgtggAGATTGAATGTAGGTCACGTGGCATAAGATGATTGAATCAGCATACATAATGGTCCCCCCCATTTCTGCAACATCATCAACCTcagttctctcctctttctctttctctctcgccATCAGCCCCTCATTGTCACTATTCATTGTCGTTTTGCCATCGCCAACCGTTTCCCACGACTCCAGCCATCGTCGCCATTGAGGAGCGTCCACCGGGAGTTTGTTTATGCCATAGAAGAGCTTGTTTTTCCCTTGTGAGTTGCTACCTCCATCGTTCGTCACTGCCGCCGTTTACCTCTATCAACTACGATGCTACCCTTCCTCTTTCATCTAGATgtgtcttctttccttctttctttcatttttttatattgttggcATTTGCTAAACCCTAACTCTATACTCTTCTACCTCCAGTGTCCATTGCTGCTGCTACCATGCTAAAAAAGTTTTTTACACCACTACTGTCTCCAACTAAGTgagttattaataataaataattgactTGATAAGTatttttggtttgattttttCTTAGTAATAACTGATTAGTTTagttttactaattttttgtgtTTAGTAAAATATTAGAAATCGAACTAAAATAGTTGGAAGAATTAAAATGAGTTAATAAAGTTGatattaattgaataataattaaaatttattagtaaTAATTCTTGAATCTTGTTAGTAGGTGGATTAGGATTTGTACTCTTATTTACCGATCTAATGTTTGAAAACTTAACAACTtaacataatttaaaataataaaacattaatatttat includes:
- the LOC112710799 gene encoding uncharacterized protein, which encodes MSRVAVGLVKMGLSFFISLSLSLSLSLSLSLSAGVCHAAVAGVPHCRRCRGSAAPSLLDQPSAAPLIFSMHLQAFSSPSRGLGSGSSSVTLCSAAPPSLEFQPLRRCWARVSLLPHHCCTSALSLLSLAKVNASRQFVGVAEMLGPVDFNKDMKFWKLYKYNGFFPIRWHIIKDVPNAQFCHIHIIVENENRDVTYTRDT